One window from the genome of Pempheris klunzingeri isolate RE-2024b chromosome 7, fPemKlu1.hap1, whole genome shotgun sequence encodes:
- the LOC139203649 gene encoding coiled-coil domain-containing protein 183-like: protein MFSESLHKAASLSPEKELDTQHSRDKLRTRHRPVSKPGLSLEKKLEVEKQRRHLLINEHNRLMFEVKKKEAKLTELQDVLKANNLQPADYSSEDTLKQRVRQLENNVDKMKVKIKHAMGIQTVYQGIHERLQEELHDLSRVLDQKERAVIIGQAEVDKATKQLQSAAAAADRKLAEMVQAEHETMEKKREMERELCELSAEERELKEPSETLGRLSLTGLSRLKEPEEEEEEEEEEGEEEAHSIPFKDHRRYNICGASPSDVRRVEDMEALREALGCADLQDLITKVVSQQTTKEQLLTELTQCKELVRQDAKTMADLEVRFDRLQEQLQARLKQEKDRAKGLQAQLKQSQHLLDTVDMGVNNLYFWMSCVPVEGLPTVCGVDSIDKLRDIRARLPTLQQRASEQRPVISELDRERIYSLLEQCNTMEPRNVKRPTTPADMPQLSDDDEETCAPSREEIKRSGSRLIESKQNKKSSRRARRKQ, encoded by the exons ATGTTCTCTGAAAGCCTCCACAAAGCTGCTTCTTTATCTCCAGAGAAAGAGCTTGACACTCAGCACAGCCGGGACAAACTTCGCACAAGACACAGGCCGGTGTCCAAGCCTGGACTGTCCCTGGAG aaaaaaCTTGAAGTTGAGAAGCAGAGGAGGCACCTCCTGATCAACGAGCACAACAGGCTGATGTTTGAGGTGAAGAAAAAAGAGGCTAAGCTGACGGAGCTGCAGGATGTACTGAAGGCAAATAACCTTCAGCCTGCAGATTACAGCAGTGAGGACACGTTAAAGCAG CGTGTACGACAGCTGGAGAACAACGTAGAcaagatgaaggtgaagatcAAACACGCCATGGGCATCCAGACCGTCTATCAGGGCATCCATGAGCGCCTGCAGGAG GAGCTCCATGATCTGTCCAGGGTCCTGGACCAGAAAGAGCGTGCAGTTATCATCGGACAGGCAGAGGTGGACAAAGCGACCAAGCAGCTCCagtcagctgcagctgctgcagacagaaagcTG GCCGAGATGGTCCAGGCGGAGCATGaaacaatggagaaaaaaagagaaatggagagagagctATGTGAGCTGAGTGCAGAAGAGAGGGAGCTCAAAGAGCCCAGTGAAACACTGGGGCGTCTCAGCCTGACAGGGCTGAGCAGGCTGAAGGAGCCG gaagaagaagaagaagaagaagaagaagaaggagaagaggaagcacaCTCAATTCCTTTCAAAG ATCATCGGCGTTACAACATCTGTGGCGCTTCCCCGTCAGACGTGAGACGGGTAGAGGACATGGAGGCTCTGAGAGAGGCTCTGGGCTGTGCTGACTTGCAG GATCTAATTACCAAGGTGGTGTCACAGCAAACGACTAAGGAGCAGCTCCTCACTGAGCTCACCCAGTGCAAGGAACTGGTCAGGCAGGATGCCAAAACCATGGCTGATCTGGAGGTCCG GTTTGACAGGCTGCAGGAACAACTCCAGGCGAGGCTAAAACAGGAAAAGGACCGTGCTAAAGGACTGCAGGCCCAGCTGAAGCAGTCTCAGCACCTGCTGGACACGGTTGATATGGGGGTCAACAACCTGTACTTCTGGATGAGCTGTGTGCCCGTGGAG GGGTTGCCAACTGTGTGTGGTGTCGACAGCATAGACAAACTGAGGGACATCAGAGCCCGTCTACCAACACTGCAGCAAAGAGCGTCGGAGCAGAGACCTGTGATCAGCGAGCTGGACCGAGAGAGG ATTTACAGTTTGCTGGAGCAGTGCAACACGATGGAGCCGAGGAACGTCAAGAGGCCAACCACCCCTGCAG ATATGCCCCAGCTTAGTGATGATGACGAAGAGACGTGTGCTCCATCCCGCGAGGAGATCAAACGCAGTGGCTCCAGACTGATCGAATCCAAGCAGAACAAGAAGTCCTCGAGGAGAGCCAGGAGGAAGCAGTAG
- the LOC139203648 gene encoding leukocyte surface antigen CD53-like, which yields MNRSCANCLKTVVTHLHFLCWLCGAFVVALGIFQMIHSKFASLITTFWPIYPANTLVVTGTIVTCVCYLGVLGGMRENRCMLITFFVLLFILMLVELAMACVFLVYSREIDTYFEKDLMRSLEIYRQSRQEGNKTIKDDFDAVQHLFRCCGVHGAADWRGDVPISCCVEDPCNSVPHANWQEGCLVKLRNWFARNYLSTGAGVVTMFIIQFICLSITIPLFCHFSRRGLGYL from the exons ATGAATCGCTCCTGTGCCAACTGCTTGAAAACTGTGGTGACACATCTGCACTTCCTGTGCTGG CTGTGCGGTGCGTTCGTGGTGGCGCTCGGGATCTTCCAGATGATACACTCCAAGTTCGCCTCCCTCATCACCACCTTCTGGCCCATCTACCCCGCCAACACCCTGGTGGTCACCGGCACCATcgtcacctgtgtgtgttacctagGGGTGTTAGGAGGCATGAGGGAGAATCGCTGCATGCTCATCACT TTTTTcgtgctgctcttcatcctgaTGCTGGTGGAGCTCGCCATGGCCTGTGTGTTCCTCGTCTACAGCAGAGAG aTTGACACATACTTTGAGAAGGACCTGATGAGAAGCTTGGAGATCTACAGACAGTCCCGTCAAGAGGGCAACAAGACCATCAAAGATGACTTTGATGCTGTCCAGCACCTG TTCAGGTGCTGTGGAGTTCACGGCGCGGCAGACTGGAGGGGAGATGTCCCGATCTCCTGCTGTGTGGAGGACCCCTGTAACAGCGTCCCCCACGCCAACTGGCAAGAG GGTTGTCTTGTGAAACTGAGGAACTGGTTTGCCAGAAACTATCTAAGCACAGGCGCTGGCGTTGTCACCATGTTTATCATACAG TTCATTTGCCTGTCTATCACCATCCCTCTCTTTTGCCACTTCAGTCGACGTGGACTGGGTTACCTGTGA